One Gloeothece verrucosa PCC 7822 DNA window includes the following coding sequences:
- a CDS encoding DUF3011 domain-containing protein — MFRKTLALTSCCCLLLSSNFLWESRAAAENTLVCESRKGRTQRCPMDTRGGVDLVEELSDTHCRDRWSYGRGYVEVRDGCRAKFAADGDHYHHYHRDDQDYNRDRDRNRDDDRDRITCASKDGETQRCRIQASGGVRLVRQLSNKSCQDNWRYHNGYVIVRNGCRAEFESRR; from the coding sequence ATGTTCAGGAAAACTCTAGCCTTAACCAGTTGCTGTTGTTTATTGCTATCGAGTAATTTTCTCTGGGAATCTAGGGCAGCCGCCGAAAATACTCTCGTTTGCGAAAGCCGAAAAGGACGAACTCAACGCTGTCCGATGGATACCCGAGGCGGTGTAGATTTAGTCGAGGAACTGTCTGACACTCATTGTCGGGATCGTTGGAGTTACGGGAGAGGATATGTAGAAGTTAGAGATGGCTGTCGGGCAAAATTTGCTGCCGACGGTGATCATTATCACCATTATCATAGGGATGATCAGGATTATAATCGTGACCGTGACCGTAATCGTGATGATGACCGTGATCGTATTACCTGCGCCAGTAAGGATGGAGAAACACAACGATGTCGAATTCAAGCAAGTGGAGGAGTCAGACTGGTGCGACAACTTTCCAACAAATCTTGTCAAGACAATTGGCGTTACCACAATGGCTATGTGATCGTTAGAAATGGTTGTCGCGCTGAGTTTGAATCCAGACGTTGA
- a CDS encoding carboxypeptidase-like regulatory domain-containing protein, whose translation MKKTLLLPLMFLTILGLPTRAFAHAIETNFAMSSDFARKLEMKTTYSTGEPLQQAKVIVYAPDNHSKPWLETTTDDKGRFVFVPDTSIPGEWEIQIIKEEGHEDYLSIPVDSKGIEVNHISQGLKRDIHYAFIPFNPLQTALVAGGMGLTVFLFRRRLK comes from the coding sequence ATGAAGAAGACTCTACTGTTACCATTGATGTTTCTAACGATTTTGGGGCTGCCGACTCGGGCGTTTGCTCACGCCATTGAGACGAATTTTGCCATGTCTTCTGATTTTGCCCGAAAACTCGAAATGAAAACCACTTATAGTACAGGTGAACCCTTACAGCAAGCTAAGGTGATCGTTTATGCCCCTGACAATCACTCAAAACCTTGGCTGGAAACTACTACTGATGACAAAGGTCGATTTGTATTTGTTCCAGATACGTCTATTCCGGGTGAGTGGGAGATACAAATTATTAAAGAAGAAGGACACGAAGATTATTTAAGCATTCCTGTAGACAGCAAAGGAATTGAAGTTAACCACATTAGTCAGGGACTCAAGCGAGATATTCACTACGCTTTTATTCCTTTTAATCCTCTACAAACCGCTCTGGTTGCAGGTGGTATGGGTTTAACCGTTTTCTTATTCCGCCGCCGCCTCAAGTAA
- a CDS encoding MinD/ParA family ATP-binding protein — protein MTQLVAIHSYRGGTGKSNLTANLATMTALLGKRVGIVDTDIQSPGIHVLFRLDETKINKTLNHYLCNTSCHVKDIAYDVSYVLNNAAVENAEDLGKIFLIPSSMKSQDIATIISEGYDVEILQQGFSELGEYFQLDYLFVDTHPGLNEETLLSIGLSNILIIILRPDQQDYLGTAVIVEVAKELEVPKIFLVVNKALPEFDSSILKDKVYETYQLPVAGILPLSTEMLRLGSQGLFCLYNPDHKLTQQLRRIANHL, from the coding sequence ATGACGCAACTCGTAGCCATTCACTCCTACAGAGGAGGTACCGGCAAATCTAACTTGACTGCTAACTTAGCAACCATGACCGCTTTGTTAGGTAAGCGGGTTGGGATCGTAGACACGGATATTCAATCTCCTGGTATCCATGTTCTATTTAGGTTGGATGAAACAAAAATTAACAAAACCTTGAATCATTATCTTTGCAATACATCGTGTCATGTTAAAGATATTGCTTATGATGTCAGTTATGTTCTTAATAACGCGGCGGTAGAAAATGCCGAAGATTTAGGAAAAATCTTTTTAATTCCTTCCAGCATGAAAAGCCAAGATATTGCCACGATTATTAGTGAAGGTTACGACGTGGAAATCTTGCAGCAAGGCTTCTCGGAACTGGGCGAATATTTTCAACTGGATTATCTATTTGTGGATACTCATCCGGGTTTAAATGAAGAAACCTTACTCTCCATTGGGCTATCGAATATTTTAATTATTATTTTGCGTCCCGATCAACAAGATTATCTAGGAACGGCTGTGATTGTGGAAGTAGCTAAAGAACTAGAAGTTCCTAAAATTTTCTTAGTTGTCAATAAAGCTTTGCCGGAATTTGACTCTAGTATCCTTAAGGATAAGGTGTATGAGACTTATCAATTGCCGGTGGCCGGGATTCTTCCCCTATCAACAGAAATGTTACGTCTAGGTAGTCAAGGATTATTCTGCTTGTATAACCCAGACCATAAGTTAACTCAACAATTACGCCGAATTGCCAATCATCTCTAA
- a CDS encoding glycosyltransferase family 2 protein produces MKKKKEIYYTNVAIILTTLYIVFCFFLAITIFKKPLFAPVTFYLCLFYYSVLSYFLCRLGYWKRKINFAEINNEKLSNFFYCSNAPQITYLIPSYKEDIRIIKQTLLSAALQEYPNKNVVLLIDNPSNPQNIDELNLLISTRHITQEIHDLLNPMFERINREYNNFLKKNEENQISLIKELEIVADLFIEVAIWFKVQAEEYNPQDHAEELMIEKFFLHQYKSLIQIADSLKKSPNLDSTNPITIKILYQKLIGIFDVKLSSFERKIYNNLSHKSNKAMNINSYIALMGGKFQEINTEKGLQIINHPQGNLLIPDSDYIIILDADSIILPSYTQLLTYFLEQPQNKKVAVAQTPYCAYRNPPGILERIAGATTDIQHIIHQGSTFYHATYWVGANAMVRKTALDSILTTRKEGEFNIKVYIQDRTVIEDTESTIDLIDKGWKLYNYPDILSYSATPHDFGSLVIQRQRWANGGIIILPKLVKYLIKKPKKTQLFFEAILRNYYLISPPAINLGILLLLLLPFNQEERATLSTSFILFIPYCYLYVRDLEYMGYKKTDFIRVFALNLILIPINIGGFIQSVKQIITGKHTTFKRTPKVKYRTSAPRLFIFINYALCLYSVLAFLRFFYLQEWLGAVYCLINFYFFFYAIKAFIKLSING; encoded by the coding sequence ATGAAAAAAAAGAAAGAAATATATTATACTAATGTAGCAATTATTTTGACAACATTATACATAGTATTTTGCTTCTTCTTGGCAATAACTATTTTTAAAAAACCCCTTTTTGCTCCGGTAACATTTTATTTGTGTTTATTTTATTATAGCGTTTTATCATATTTTTTATGCCGTTTGGGATATTGGAAGAGAAAAATTAATTTTGCCGAGATAAATAATGAGAAACTTAGTAACTTTTTCTATTGTAGTAATGCTCCTCAAATAACTTATTTAATCCCTTCTTATAAAGAGGATATAAGAATCATAAAACAGACACTTTTATCTGCTGCTTTACAGGAATATCCTAATAAAAATGTAGTGCTATTAATTGATAATCCTTCAAATCCCCAAAATATCGATGAACTTAATTTGCTGATATCTACCCGTCATATTACTCAAGAGATTCACGATTTACTAAATCCAATGTTTGAAAGAATAAATCGGGAATACAATAATTTTCTTAAAAAAAATGAAGAAAATCAAATTAGTCTTATTAAAGAATTAGAAATAGTTGCTGATTTATTCATCGAGGTAGCTATATGGTTTAAAGTACAAGCCGAAGAATATAACCCGCAGGATCACGCAGAAGAACTGATGATAGAAAAGTTTTTTCTCCATCAGTATAAATCCCTAATTCAAATTGCTGATTCTTTAAAAAAATCCCCAAACTTGGATTCTACTAACCCAATAACAATCAAGATTCTTTATCAAAAACTAATTGGTATTTTTGATGTTAAATTATCAAGCTTTGAACGAAAAATTTATAACAATCTATCGCACAAAAGTAATAAAGCTATGAATATCAATAGCTATATTGCATTAATGGGAGGAAAATTTCAAGAGATTAACACAGAGAAAGGTTTACAGATTATTAATCATCCACAAGGAAATTTGTTAATTCCTGATTCTGACTACATTATTATATTAGATGCTGATAGTATTATTTTGCCTAGCTACACACAGTTATTGACATATTTTTTGGAACAACCTCAAAATAAAAAAGTTGCGGTAGCTCAAACTCCTTACTGTGCTTATCGAAACCCTCCAGGTATTTTGGAAAGAATAGCAGGTGCGACTACAGACATACAACATATTATCCATCAAGGTTCGACATTTTATCATGCCACTTATTGGGTTGGGGCAAATGCAATGGTACGAAAAACGGCATTGGATAGTATTCTGACTACTCGAAAGGAGGGTGAATTTAATATCAAGGTATATATTCAAGATAGAACGGTGATTGAAGATACTGAATCAACCATAGATCTAATTGATAAAGGATGGAAGCTATACAACTATCCTGATATTTTATCTTATAGTGCGACACCACATGATTTTGGCTCTCTTGTCATTCAGAGACAAAGATGGGCAAATGGAGGTATTATTATCTTACCAAAGTTAGTTAAATACCTAATAAAAAAACCCAAAAAAACTCAATTATTTTTTGAAGCAATACTGAGAAATTATTATTTAATTTCACCTCCTGCAATTAATTTGGGAATTCTTTTGTTATTATTACTTCCTTTTAATCAAGAGGAAAGAGCTACCCTCTCTACTTCATTTATTCTATTTATTCCCTACTGCTATTTATATGTTCGAGACCTCGAATATATGGGCTATAAAAAAACTGATTTTATTAGAGTATTTGCTTTAAATTTAATCCTTATACCTATTAACATAGGTGGCTTTATTCAATCAGTAAAACAAATTATAACGGGGAAACATACTACATTCAAAAGAACACCTAAAGTAAAATATAGAACTTCTGCCCCACGACTTTTCATATTTATTAACTATGCACTTTGTCTATATTCAGTCCTAGCATTTTTGAGGTTTTTTTATCTTCAAGAATGGCTTGGTGCTGTCTATTGTCTTATTAACTTTTATTTCTTTTTTTATGCAATCAAAGCATTCATAAAACTGTCTATAAATGGATAG
- a CDS encoding lysophospholipid acyltransferase family protein, with the protein MTSNSPEAHSLLPNLPPLTSATIQRAQEGLAAACDRAVNEAIKQALKEINLISEGEKDRRASGRLRGFVMRWLIQALFRVKIEYAERIPQSAAILAPNHLNHIDPFLLLSELPHQPYYYILGDARTLYNQWWKRRILRFAGGVIPLLRRWGEEFAVIEAAKTGVPNEFGTQGSELTQLAKAIEENIPTGGDVQTLRQIDRSVQAILARGDGIILFPEGRLGTTEGELQPLKKGVALYALRSGVPIVPIALIGTKNLYLWKTLTLRCGHPLVFPQVKHPKRQEVEEVLEKLEEALKELLPLNYQEPEQIKLFSHFLNQMFY; encoded by the coding sequence ATGACCTCTAACTCTCCTGAAGCCCATAGCCTTCTTCCCAACTTACCGCCTCTGACATCCGCCACGATACAACGGGCGCAAGAAGGGCTGGCTGCCGCTTGTGATCGCGCAGTCAACGAAGCCATTAAACAAGCCCTAAAAGAAATTAATCTGATCAGCGAAGGAGAAAAAGATCGTCGTGCTAGTGGAAGACTGCGAGGCTTCGTGATGCGATGGCTGATTCAGGCTCTATTCCGTGTAAAAATCGAATATGCTGAAAGAATTCCGCAAAGCGCAGCGATTTTAGCCCCTAATCACCTCAATCACATCGATCCCTTTTTGCTCTTATCAGAACTTCCCCATCAACCTTATTACTATATTTTAGGAGATGCCCGTACCCTTTATAACCAGTGGTGGAAGCGGAGAATACTGCGGTTTGCCGGGGGCGTTATTCCTTTATTACGGCGTTGGGGAGAAGAATTTGCCGTTATTGAGGCAGCAAAGACTGGGGTGCCGAACGAGTTCGGCACTCAAGGTTCAGAATTAACTCAATTAGCCAAAGCCATCGAAGAAAACATCCCCACTGGTGGAGATGTTCAAACACTCAGACAGATTGATCGTTCAGTGCAAGCAATTTTAGCGCGTGGAGATGGAATTATTTTATTTCCTGAAGGGCGCTTAGGAACCACCGAAGGAGAGTTACAACCACTTAAAAAAGGAGTCGCTCTTTATGCTTTACGCTCAGGTGTTCCTATTGTTCCCATAGCCTTAATTGGCACAAAAAATTTATATCTCTGGAAAACCTTAACCCTTCGTTGTGGTCATCCGTTAGTATTTCCCCAGGTAAAACACCCGAAACGACAAGAAGTAGAAGAAGTCTTAGAAAAATTAGAGGAGGCACTCAAGGAACTTTTGCCCCTAAATTATCAAGAACCTGAGCAAATTAAATTATTCAGTCATTTTTTGAATCAGATGTTTTATTAA
- a CDS encoding diguanylate cyclase domain-containing protein — protein MSAIVPIFTAVSLVAYFSYKNTQQVIDKLADQLMSEVDNRVHQYLETYLATPHRLNLSNANAVALGQLNLLELKEVERFLYWQSLNYPYLPDIMFANERGDFRIADYIKGKRSIWAADYPNIDKINQYAIDSTGQRIHWQQTLPMPDGDIRKRPWYQLAKRTQAARWSTIFTLGDDTDLTINASLPIYEPKTKRLRGVFGVHIYLSRINQFLQQIQVAQSGVVFIIEPNGLLVASSTKELPYLKTNHNTFKRLSAIDSKYPTIQVASRSIISTFKSFSQINRHEHLKFTQSGKQYFLHISPFKDQYGLNWLVVTVIPESDFSEQAYKIYTRHIIILSGIVLLGAIGLATVTARASTRSLLRLNTLIKNLAKNNFELVKTISNITEVKELTESFNQMAQQLQQSYETMRSLNQELADKEAYVTNLLEMLPIGVALHDQNGTVTYLNQVAKQLLKIESIPLATREELSNVYNVYQVGTNELYPPENIPALRALEGETVLLENLEIHLPHAEIIILEVNATPVFNQQGEIISSIVAFQDITLRQQAEQLLSRYNRELEAEVQQRTLALEKEIQERQKTEAALRESETRFREAFATAAVGMAIVSLEGKFIQVNASLCEMFGYEEMALLKLSVEEVTYPEDLELDLELVRQIIIGKIAHYHLEKRYIHRNGHLIWGLLSVALIRNPDQQPLYVIAQVQNITAQKEAEAALLEANRELEHLIRIDPLTQVPNRRYFDEYFQQEWQRGIREEQPLSLILLDVDYFKRYNDYYGHPAGDRCLAAVAQAVKQSLKRPADQVARYGGEEFAVILPHTALEGGMIMAKQIQDSLQQFSLPHKRSPISNCVTVSLGISCIIPSSFMSSERLIIQADQALYQAKQQGRNRYAIY, from the coding sequence ATGTCAGCCATTGTGCCAATTTTTACAGCAGTTAGTTTAGTTGCTTATTTCTCATATAAAAATACTCAACAAGTGATCGATAAATTAGCTGATCAGTTAATGAGTGAGGTAGATAATCGAGTTCATCAGTACCTAGAGACTTATCTAGCAACACCTCACCGGCTCAACCTTAGCAATGCTAATGCGGTGGCTCTTGGACAGTTAAATCTCCTTGAGCTAAAAGAGGTAGAACGTTTTCTCTATTGGCAGAGTCTCAATTATCCCTATCTCCCCGATATTATGTTTGCTAATGAACGAGGGGATTTCAGAATTGCTGATTATATTAAGGGTAAACGGTCAATCTGGGCGGCAGATTATCCCAATATTGACAAAATTAATCAGTATGCCATCGATAGCACAGGGCAACGGATTCATTGGCAGCAAACTCTGCCTATGCCTGATGGGGACATCAGAAAACGCCCTTGGTATCAATTGGCTAAACGGACTCAAGCCGCACGATGGAGTACAATCTTTACCTTGGGTGACGATACAGATTTAACCATTAATGCTAGTCTTCCCATTTATGAGCCAAAGACAAAGCGGCTGAGGGGGGTTTTTGGAGTTCATATTTATTTGAGTCGAATTAATCAATTTCTCCAGCAAATTCAAGTCGCTCAGTCAGGGGTAGTATTCATCATAGAACCCAATGGCTTACTCGTTGCTAGTTCAACCAAGGAACTCCCCTACCTTAAAACCAATCACAATACTTTTAAAAGACTATCAGCTATCGACAGCAAATATCCCACTATTCAGGTGGCGAGCCGCTCAATAATTTCAACATTTAAGAGCTTTAGTCAGATAAATCGTCATGAACATCTGAAATTTACTCAATCAGGGAAACAGTATTTTCTTCATATATCCCCATTTAAAGATCAATATGGATTGAACTGGCTGGTTGTAACAGTAATCCCAGAATCGGATTTTAGCGAACAGGCTTATAAGATTTATACCCGTCATATCATCATTTTATCTGGGATAGTGCTGTTAGGGGCCATTGGACTAGCCACTGTGACCGCTCGAGCTAGTACCCGCTCTCTGTTGCGGCTGAACACTCTCATTAAAAATCTGGCTAAAAATAACTTTGAGCTAGTTAAGACGATCAGCAATATTACCGAAGTCAAGGAACTTACAGAATCCTTCAATCAGATGGCCCAACAATTGCAACAGTCTTATGAAACAATGCGCTCACTTAATCAAGAATTAGCGGACAAGGAAGCTTATGTCACTAACTTATTAGAAATGTTGCCCATTGGGGTTGCTCTGCATGATCAAAATGGGACTGTTACTTACTTGAATCAAGTTGCCAAGCAATTACTTAAAATAGAGAGTATCCCCTTGGCAACTCGAGAAGAACTCAGCAATGTTTATAACGTGTATCAAGTAGGCACAAACGAACTCTATCCCCCAGAAAATATACCAGCATTGCGGGCATTAGAGGGAGAAACGGTCTTGTTAGAAAATTTGGAAATTCATTTGCCTCACGCAGAGATAATTATTTTAGAAGTCAATGCTACACCGGTTTTTAACCAGCAGGGCGAGATTATTTCATCCATCGTGGCTTTTCAAGATATTACCCTTCGTCAGCAGGCAGAGCAACTTTTATCGCGCTACAATCGAGAACTAGAAGCAGAAGTTCAGCAGCGCACTCTAGCCTTAGAAAAAGAAATTCAAGAACGTCAGAAAACCGAAGCCGCCTTACGAGAGAGTGAAACCCGCTTTAGAGAAGCTTTTGCCACTGCCGCCGTTGGGATGGCAATTGTTTCTCTAGAAGGCAAATTTATCCAAGTCAATGCTTCTCTGTGTGAAATGTTTGGTTATGAGGAAATGGCACTGCTGAAGTTGAGCGTAGAGGAGGTTACCTATCCAGAAGACCTAGAACTTGACCTTGAACTGGTTAGGCAGATTATTATCGGTAAAATAGCCCATTATCACTTAGAAAAGCGATACATTCACCGAAATGGGCATTTAATTTGGGGACTTTTGAGTGTAGCACTGATACGAAACCCTGATCAACAGCCGCTTTATGTCATCGCGCAAGTTCAAAACATCACCGCACAAAAAGAGGCAGAAGCGGCTTTACTAGAGGCAAATCGAGAACTAGAACATCTGATTCGCATTGATCCACTGACTCAAGTCCCCAATCGTCGTTATTTTGATGAATATTTCCAGCAAGAATGGCAACGAGGAATAAGGGAAGAACAACCCTTATCGCTGATTTTATTAGATGTGGATTATTTTAAACGCTACAATGATTATTATGGACATCCAGCCGGTGATCGCTGTTTAGCCGCCGTAGCGCAAGCAGTCAAACAAAGCTTAAAGCGTCCTGCCGACCAAGTAGCTCGTTATGGGGGCGAAGAATTTGCCGTTATACTGCCGCATACAGCCCTTGAGGGTGGAATGATCATGGCTAAACAGATTCAGGACTCTCTGCAACAGTTTAGTCTGCCGCACAAACGGTCACCCATCAGCAATTGTGTCACTGTCAGCTTAGGAATTTCCTGTATTATTCCTAGTAGTTTTATGTCTAGTGAGCGGCTAATTATTCAGGCCGATCAGGCCCTATATCAAGCCAAACAGCAAGGAAGAAATCGATATGCTATTTATTAG
- a CDS encoding DUF2358 domain-containing protein has translation MTSSRLKNKINQVIDTLKADLPTLFEKDISYDIYTQDIYFKDPVNTFKGKLNYRIIYWTLRFHGQLFFREIFFDLHEVKEIEPDIIRADWTVRGTLLVPWKAYIFFKGFSTYKLNSEGLIYEHIDTWDRQPGEILQQFFRSGESSLTPNK, from the coding sequence ATGACAAGCAGCCGCTTAAAAAACAAAATTAATCAGGTTATTGATACCCTGAAAGCCGATTTACCAACCTTATTTGAAAAAGATATATCTTATGATATCTATACTCAAGATATCTATTTTAAAGACCCAGTTAATACTTTTAAAGGTAAATTAAACTATCGCATTATTTATTGGACATTGCGGTTTCATGGACAGCTATTTTTTAGGGAAATTTTCTTTGATCTTCATGAAGTTAAGGAGATTGAGCCAGATATAATTAGGGCAGATTGGACGGTACGAGGGACTTTACTTGTACCTTGGAAAGCTTATATTTTTTTTAAGGGGTTTTCCACTTACAAGCTCAATTCAGAGGGTTTAATCTATGAGCATATTGATACTTGGGACCGCCAACCCGGTGAGATTTTACAGCAATTTTTCCGTTCAGGTGAAAGCAGCCTAACCCCTAATAAATAG
- a CDS encoding peroxiredoxin family protein, producing the protein MTSNTGLFNQRFAKNFIPLPGFTVPSVGDLAPDFSLPQIGGKTLKLSDYRGKQPVILAFTRIFTEKLFCPYCYPHIKELKDRYQDIRDQGAELLMISSTDSIQSQEIVTELNLPYPFLFDPECKTFRLYGAGQALGAPLPAQFIINQEGRITYRHLFSFIDGNASTDQILTQLKPLTHNS; encoded by the coding sequence ATGACCTCTAATACAGGACTGTTCAACCAGCGATTTGCTAAAAACTTCATTCCTCTGCCGGGGTTTACTGTACCATCTGTAGGTGATTTGGCACCCGATTTTAGCCTGCCCCAAATAGGAGGTAAAACCCTAAAATTATCAGACTATCGGGGAAAACAACCCGTCATACTAGCTTTTACCCGCATTTTTACCGAAAAACTGTTTTGCCCTTATTGTTATCCTCACATTAAGGAACTGAAAGACCGTTATCAAGACATCCGTGATCAAGGGGCAGAACTGCTTATGATTAGTAGCACAGATTCGATACAAAGTCAAGAAATTGTTACTGAGTTAAATCTCCCTTATCCTTTTCTCTTCGATCCAGAGTGTAAAACCTTTCGTCTTTATGGCGCAGGACAAGCTTTAGGCGCTCCCCTACCGGCTCAGTTTATTATTAATCAGGAAGGCCGTATTACCTACCGCCATCTATTTTCTTTTATTGATGGTAATGCTTCCACCGATCAGATTTTGACACAATTAAAACCCTTAACACATAACAGTTAA
- a CDS encoding Coq4 family protein: MQDLNQDQPGQDSLIKSFLRMVHSADGDFEAIRELTEAASDEKSLDLMIEFLERHPQAKKAFEQQICLGEVNLQALHLLPKNTLGYCYADNLITNGFSPLKADEPKNKYQYLLAHIIETHDIWHIITGCNTNILGELQLESFYVGQLYATRFWLALVAKNLLKVVIDDIEKSTQYMDAITRGWIMAKQAEPLFGIQWNLFWETPLDEVRRSFNIILPDS, encoded by the coding sequence ATGCAAGATTTAAATCAAGATCAGCCGGGGCAAGATTCGCTTATTAAAAGCTTTTTAAGAATGGTTCACTCAGCCGATGGAGATTTTGAGGCTATTAGGGAACTTACCGAAGCCGCTAGTGATGAAAAAAGCTTAGACTTGATGATAGAATTTCTAGAGCGGCATCCCCAAGCAAAAAAAGCTTTTGAACAACAGATTTGTTTAGGTGAAGTCAATTTACAAGCCTTACATCTATTACCGAAAAATACTTTAGGATATTGTTATGCCGATAATTTAATCACCAATGGATTCAGTCCTCTGAAAGCAGACGAACCTAAGAACAAATATCAGTATTTATTGGCTCATATTATAGAAACGCATGATATTTGGCACATCATTACAGGGTGTAATACAAATATCCTAGGAGAATTACAACTAGAATCTTTTTATGTAGGACAGCTTTATGCAACCCGTTTTTGGTTAGCGTTAGTCGCCAAAAATTTACTGAAAGTAGTTATCGATGATATCGAAAAATCTACTCAGTATATGGACGCAATTACCCGAGGATGGATCATGGCAAAACAGGCAGAACCGTTATTTGGAATTCAATGGAATCTTTTTTGGGAAACACCGCTAGATGAGGTGCGGCGTTCTTTCAATATTATTCTGCCTGATAGTTGA
- the pntB gene encoding Re/Si-specific NAD(P)(+) transhydrogenase subunit beta, with translation MSNSLVTVAYIAASALFILSLGGLSHQESARKGNLYGIIGMAIAFLATALSPQVTGYGTLITMIVPGIIIGAIVASRVAMTSMPELVAILHSFVGLAAVLVGLANYLNPDPQLVGVEASIHEIEIYIGVFIGAITFTGSIVAFGKLRAILSSKPLTLPGRHLLNLAMLVGTLWLGFLFMQSSFPQGLQPLLMMTGIACVLGVHLVAAIGGADMPVVISMLNSYSGWAAAAAGFMLSNDLLIITGALVGSSGAILSYIMCRAMNRSFISVILGGFGEGASSAKAGKDKGEKKTEGTVHSTSVDEVAELLMHARSVIITPGYGMAVAQAQHGVSDITKFLRQQKVNVRFGIHPVAGRLPGHMNVLLAEAHVPYDIVLEMDEINEDFADTDVVLVIGANDTVNPSAMEDPDSPIAGMPVLEVWKAAHVVVMKRSLASGYAGVDNPLFYKDNAQMLFGDAKLNVDKILSHLREMNSESQAGEKVLVG, from the coding sequence ATGTCTAACAGTTTAGTAACAGTGGCCTATATTGCGGCTAGTGCCCTCTTTATCCTCAGCTTAGGGGGACTGTCGCACCAAGAAAGCGCCCGTAAAGGGAATTTATACGGCATTATCGGCATGGCAATCGCTTTTTTAGCCACCGCTTTGTCTCCCCAAGTGACCGGATACGGGACTTTAATTACCATGATTGTTCCCGGGATCATTATTGGAGCCATCGTGGCTTCTCGGGTGGCCATGACCTCTATGCCCGAATTAGTGGCGATACTTCACAGTTTTGTGGGGTTAGCCGCCGTTTTAGTCGGTTTGGCGAATTATCTTAACCCAGATCCGCAATTAGTAGGCGTAGAAGCGAGTATTCACGAAATAGAAATTTACATCGGTGTGTTTATTGGGGCAATTACCTTTACCGGTTCTATTGTCGCTTTCGGTAAACTTCGCGCTATCCTCAGCAGCAAACCGTTAACCTTACCGGGTCGTCATTTGCTCAATTTGGCGATGTTGGTAGGGACCCTATGGTTAGGTTTCTTGTTTATGCAGTCATCCTTCCCGCAAGGTTTACAACCTCTATTAATGATGACGGGTATTGCCTGCGTTTTGGGCGTTCATCTGGTGGCGGCTATTGGCGGCGCTGATATGCCGGTGGTGATTTCTATGCTCAATAGCTATTCAGGATGGGCGGCAGCCGCAGCCGGTTTTATGTTGTCTAATGATTTGCTGATTATTACCGGGGCGTTGGTGGGCAGTAGTGGGGCTATCCTCAGTTATATTATGTGCCGCGCCATGAATCGGTCTTTTATTAGTGTGATCTTGGGCGGGTTTGGTGAAGGAGCGAGTAGTGCTAAAGCGGGTAAAGATAAAGGCGAGAAAAAGACGGAAGGAACTGTGCATTCTACCTCTGTCGATGAGGTGGCGGAATTGTTGATGCACGCCAGAAGTGTGATTATTACGCCCGGTTATGGGATGGCGGTTGCTCAAGCACAGCATGGGGTGTCTGATATTACTAAGTTTTTGCGCCAACAGAAAGTTAATGTCCGTTTTGGGATTCATCCAGTTGCAGGACGTTTGCCGGGACACATGAATGTGTTATTGGCTGAGGCTCATGTGCCTTATGATATTGTTCTGGAAATGGATGAAATTAATGAGGATTTTGCTGATACGGATGTGGTGCTGGTGATTGGGGCTAATGATACCGTGAATCCTAGTGCGATGGAAGACCCAGATAGTCCTATTGCGGGTATGCCGGTGCTGGAGGTGTGGAAAGCGGCTCACGTGGTGGTAATGAAACGCAGTTTGGCAAGCGGCTATGCGGGGGTAGATAATCCTCTGTTTTATAAGGATAATGCTCAAATGCTTTTTGGAGATGCCAAGCTCAATGTTGATAAGATTCTCTCTCATCTGCGGGAGATGAATAGTGAGTCACAAGCTGGTGAGAAGGTTTTGGTAGGTTAA